GATGATTCAAAAGAATTTAATTTCACAGGAAAAGAACCAGTGCTTCCTGTTTGACCATCCGGGAGAGCAGTTATATCATTTCCAGAATATGTTGTACTATTAACTCTTAATTGGTCAGAATTACCATTTCCAATTGGTCCACCAGGAGATACAATATATACTCCGTCATCAACAGTTAATTTACCATTATTCGTCAAATCCAAAACTCCCCTGATCTCAATAAAACCAACAGGCGTACCAGTTTGATTTCCAGCCACAGCCACGGTTATTCCAACAGGAATTATAGCATAATCTGCTGAAGTAGGAATTCCTGTTGGTGACCAATTTGCAGCCACACTCCAGTCACTACCCGAGGCCCCTGTATATGTTTTAGTAACCGCAAAGGAATTAAGAGAACTGAAAAGAATCAAAAGGAAAAGAATCGGAGACTTCATTAGATTCAAATTTAATGCCGTAAAAAACTAAACAATTTTACCTTAAAGTAGACATACAAATTTATACTTTAAGAATTAGTTAATTGTCTAAACGTTGAAGATATTTTATAAAAAAATCGTAAGAATAACCATTAGACCTCATTTATAAAAAAAGTCACAGTTTTTATTATGTTCCAGACTATTTTTGGAACATATACTTAAAAATTACGTTAATAGTTTTGAACTCATAAGAATTTACAAGCAATGAACATAAAAAAGTATCTTTTGAAAACATTTTCTGCCACTTTCCTCTTTTTAGCATTATTTAGTTTTTCCTGCAACTCGCAAAACAATACTGATTCTGCTTTGGAAACAACGGCAAACAAGAGCCTTCCAATAGTTATTAACGGCACTCTAAAGAATAACTTGGTAGACAAAGTTTACTTAGAAAGAATGAGTGAGCGAAACATTCCAACTAGAGTGGACTCCTCAGATATTAGTTCTGACCTCAAATTCCACTTCGATACTACTATTCCTGAACCTGGCATTTACCAGATTAACATAGAAGGTCAGCAAGTTATTGGATTGATTTTAGATGGTGGTGAAACGCTAGACGTAGTGGCTGACGGCTTGGCTTCGCCAGACAAAATGCCTGAGTATACCGTTACAGGTTCTAAAAACATTGATACGTTTAATAAAATAATGACCGAGGTTCAGAACTTTGGTAAACTGCGTCAATCATTAGAGACCGATTTCCAAAATGCAAAAAATGCTAAAGCACAGGAGGAATTAAGAGGCCAATATCAAATGGCACTAAATAATAACAGAGAGACCATTAAACCAATGATTTCCGATTTAGGCACCTCGCTTCCTGGTATTATCGCAGCTAATAATTTCCTAACGCCAGAACTTGATGCTCCTTTCCTTTCTGAATTAAAGGATAAACTAATAGCAGAAGGACGAGACCATGCTTTTGCGAAAATATTTATAGAAACTATTGATAGAAAATCTGCAGGAATGGAAGGTTCAGCTGCTCCAGATTTTGACTTGGTTAATTTAAAAGGGGAGCAAGTAAAGCTTTCTGATATGCGAGGAAAAACAGTCATTATTGACTTTTGGGCTACTTGGTGTGGGCCATGTATTCGTTCGTTTCCTGGTATGAAAAAAGCTCAAGAGAAATATGCCGATAATGAAGACGTTCAGTTTCTTTTCATAAACACTTTTGAAAGAGTTTCTGAAGAACAATGGAAGTCTCATGTTCAAAGCTTTGTAGAAAAAAGAAATTATCAATACTTGAATCCAACTTTAGATATTGGCAATAACACGGCTCTGGCTTACGGTGTAGAAGGAATTCCCGCTAAATTCTGTATAGATGGAGATGGCAATATCAAACATAAGAGCACTGGCTTTTTAGGTTCGTCAGAGGCTGTTTATGATGAAATGGTGGAATGGGTAGAAGGAAAATAGACCGAAGAAAATTTATGTAAAAAAAGAGAGCCTAGCTCTCTTTTTTTATGCCCAGTAATTTAAAAGCTATATAGTATAAGCCTACTCCTATCAACACGCCTACTCCGTCAGCCAAAGCATCCATTAAGTCATAAGAACGATGAAAAGACGCTGGCAATGCCCCTTGAATAAACTCGATTATTAACCCAAAAAGTGCAGAAAGAACAATGACTTTTAGATAGCCTTGTGACACCCACATCCACAAAAAAGAGATTCCTGCGAAAGCTACAAAATGAGCCAACTTGTCATTTATATCCTCACCAGGTAGGTTCTCACTTGGCATACTACACAAAGCAAGAATAAAAAGACTGTATAAAACAGCTAAGTATGGCTTTTCGAAAAAGCGAATAATTCTGTCAATCATTTAATAGCAATATAGTTAGTTCCGTCAGAGAATAGTTCTATGCTGTAGGCACCTGCCTTATTTGTTAAAGTATCTCGGAGTTCATTTCCCTCATAATACGATTCTGAAAAAGTAATAGACCCAGTACCAATATTTACAATCTTCCAGGTTTTCCCTGTTCTCGTATTAGCAGCTGGTACCGTATAAACCACATCTCCACCTTTATGAACGTATAAGAAAGTGTCATCACCTAAAGTAACTGCCGCGGTTACTTCCATGAAGTTCTCATTTAGCGACTGTAATGATTTTGAATGAACTACCCCAGCAGCATCCACACTCATAAGAGCAAGGTCTGTACCTGCTGTATCCACTTTTAAGCCAGAAAGACTTAAAGGATTCAATGTGTCAGAAACTATACTTAAGGCAGCAGAAGGATTATCTATTC
This sequence is a window from Arcticibacterium luteifluviistationis. Protein-coding genes within it:
- a CDS encoding TlpA disulfide reductase family protein → MNIKKYLLKTFSATFLFLALFSFSCNSQNNTDSALETTANKSLPIVINGTLKNNLVDKVYLERMSERNIPTRVDSSDISSDLKFHFDTTIPEPGIYQINIEGQQVIGLILDGGETLDVVADGLASPDKMPEYTVTGSKNIDTFNKIMTEVQNFGKLRQSLETDFQNAKNAKAQEELRGQYQMALNNNRETIKPMISDLGTSLPGIIAANNFLTPELDAPFLSELKDKLIAEGRDHAFAKIFIETIDRKSAGMEGSAAPDFDLVNLKGEQVKLSDMRGKTVIIDFWATWCGPCIRSFPGMKKAQEKYADNEDVQFLFINTFERVSEEQWKSHVQSFVEKRNYQYLNPTLDIGNNTALAYGVEGIPAKFCIDGDGNIKHKSTGFLGSSEAVYDEMVEWVEGK
- a CDS encoding VanZ family protein, whose translation is MIDRIIRFFEKPYLAVLYSLFILALCSMPSENLPGEDINDKLAHFVAFAGISFLWMWVSQGYLKVIVLSALFGLIIEFIQGALPASFHRSYDLMDALADGVGVLIGVGLYYIAFKLLGIKKES